In Chryseobacterium shigense, the following proteins share a genomic window:
- a CDS encoding PadR family transcriptional regulator, which yields MNTENTKAQMRKGILEFCILSLINHREMYVSDLIDELKKGKLDVVEGTLYPLLTRLKNGEFLSYRWEESTGGPPRKYYQITEKGKLFLDELQNTWAELTASVNQITQKI from the coding sequence ATGAATACTGAAAATACCAAAGCGCAAATGCGTAAAGGAATTCTGGAATTCTGTATTTTAAGTCTCATCAATCATCGTGAAATGTATGTTTCCGACCTTATCGATGAACTTAAAAAAGGAAAACTGGATGTGGTGGAAGGAACCCTCTATCCTCTCCTTACAAGACTGAAAAACGGCGAGTTCCTTTCCTACAGATGGGAAGAATCTACAGGAGGGCCACCAAGAAAATATTACCAGATCACAGAAAAAGGAAAACTTTTCTTGGATGAACTTCAAAATACCTGGGCAGAACTGACAGCGTCAGTAAACCAAATCACTCAAAAAATTTAA
- a CDS encoding acyl-CoA thioesterase, with product MTTEERIAASETRIFKAVFPNTTNHYDTLFGGTAMQLMDEVAFITATRFARKRVVTVSSDKIDFKKPIPAGTIVELIGKVSYVGKTSMKVNVEIYTEQMYSYERERAIVGDFTFVAIDEFKKPIRIL from the coding sequence ATGACTACAGAAGAAAGAATTGCAGCATCCGAAACCAGAATTTTTAAAGCGGTTTTCCCTAACACTACCAACCACTACGATACCCTTTTCGGAGGTACTGCCATGCAGTTGATGGATGAAGTAGCTTTTATCACAGCCACCCGTTTTGCAAGAAAAAGAGTGGTAACCGTAAGCAGCGATAAGATTGATTTTAAAAAACCAATTCCCGCCGGAACAATTGTTGAGCTTATCGGAAAGGTTTCCTATGTGGGGAAAACAAGTATGAAGGTGAATGTAGAAATCTATACGGAACAGATGTATTCTTACGAAAGAGAAAGAGCCATTGTAGGAGATTTTACATTTGTAGCTATTGATGAATTTAAAAAGCCGATCAGAATCTTGTAA
- a CDS encoding PaaI family thioesterase yields the protein MKDQTKEELLTFLNSWGNGVTLAKTLEIQFIDIDVENETLTATMPVQPKVHQPFGILHGGASCVLAETLGSSLSNIFIDGSKYYGVGTNINSNHLKSKKDGMVTATARFIRKGKTMHVSEIEIRDEKGVLINHTTMTNNILLK from the coding sequence ATGAAAGATCAGACTAAAGAAGAGCTCCTTACGTTCTTAAACAGCTGGGGAAACGGCGTAACCCTAGCAAAAACACTTGAAATACAATTCATAGATATTGACGTAGAAAATGAAACCCTCACGGCCACCATGCCGGTACAGCCAAAGGTACACCAGCCTTTCGGAATCCTGCACGGAGGGGCAAGCTGTGTACTGGCGGAAACCTTAGGGTCAAGCCTGTCCAATATTTTCATTGACGGAAGTAAATATTACGGTGTTGGAACCAATATCAACTCCAATCACCTGAAAAGCAAAAAAGACGGTATGGTAACAGCCACAGCCCGTTTCATCAGAAAAGGAAAAACAATGCACGTTTCCGAAATTGAGATCAGGGATGAAAAAGGAGTACTCATCAACCATACAACAATGACCAACAATATCCTGCTGAAATAA
- a CDS encoding 1-acyl-sn-glycerol-3-phosphate acyltransferase — protein MKKLIGKLMLKMLGWKVVLQGDANSLNRCILVVAPHTHNMEYLLGNLAYWSLEKPLKVIIKDAHTKAWYGSVVKGLGGIGIDRSQKNDLVNFVAEQFGKEDFSLVITPEGTRSWVPKWRKGFYHMALAAKVPIVLAAGDFKRNIVYLGYTIPYERIASVPFSEIMEEIQNYYIKYDIVPKIPANWNPNIMGSGTEEEVRS, from the coding sequence ATGAAAAAACTGATAGGTAAACTGATGCTAAAGATGCTGGGCTGGAAAGTCGTCCTGCAAGGCGATGCAAATAGTCTGAACCGATGCATTCTTGTGGTGGCTCCACATACTCACAATATGGAATATCTGCTGGGAAACCTTGCCTACTGGTCTTTAGAAAAACCCCTGAAAGTGATTATTAAAGATGCCCATACCAAAGCATGGTACGGAAGTGTTGTAAAAGGACTTGGCGGTATCGGTATAGACAGAAGCCAGAAAAACGACCTGGTTAATTTTGTAGCTGAACAGTTTGGAAAAGAAGATTTCAGCCTTGTTATCACTCCCGAAGGTACCAGAAGCTGGGTTCCGAAATGGAGAAAAGGATTTTATCATATGGCCCTGGCTGCTAAAGTACCCATTGTATTAGCTGCAGGTGATTTCAAAAGAAATATTGTTTATCTGGGGTATACCATACCCTATGAAAGGATTGCCTCAGTTCCTTTTTCAGAGATCATGGAGGAAATTCAGAACTACTATATAAAATACGATATTGTTCCCAAAATCCCTGCCAACTGGAACCCGAATATTATGGGAAGCGGCACTGAGGAGGAAGTTAGAAGTTAG
- a CDS encoding ATP-binding cassette domain-containing protein, with amino-acid sequence MNKLHVDSVTKSFGQRKILQDVYLSCETGRISALFGPSGSGKSTLMEIIFGTAKGDTQFIKFNDSILKNQSDRKNKLAYLPQRSSFLPKECKIQKLIPLFCTKENTEVLYSLKMIQPFLDKTVRNLSGGEKRIVETLIITHCDSAFILLDEPFSGVSPKSVDELKTIIKAQSKNKGIIISDHNYSIILDIADDIYLLSETYLRRIKDVKELQQFNYLPKS; translated from the coding sequence ATGAACAAGCTTCACGTTGACAGTGTTACCAAATCTTTCGGCCAGAGAAAAATCCTCCAGGATGTTTATTTAAGTTGTGAAACAGGAAGAATATCTGCGCTATTTGGTCCATCCGGTAGTGGAAAATCTACCCTGATGGAAATTATTTTCGGAACAGCAAAAGGAGATACACAGTTTATTAAATTTAATGATTCTATTCTCAAAAACCAGTCTGACAGAAAAAACAAACTTGCTTATCTGCCACAACGGTCTTCCTTTCTTCCCAAAGAATGCAAGATCCAAAAGCTTATTCCTCTGTTCTGTACCAAAGAAAATACAGAAGTTCTGTACAGTTTAAAAATGATACAGCCATTTTTAGATAAAACTGTCAGGAATCTCTCAGGCGGCGAGAAAAGAATTGTTGAAACCTTAATTATTACACATTGCGACTCAGCATTTATTCTTCTGGATGAACCTTTCAGTGGGGTTTCTCCAAAATCTGTAGATGAACTGAAAACAATCATTAAAGCCCAATCAAAAAACAAAGGAATCATTATCTCTGATCACAATTACAGTATCATTTTAGATATAGCTGATGATATTTATCTTCTGTCTGAAACTTATCTGAGAAGGATAAAAGATGTTAAAGAGCTACAGCAATTTAATTATCTTCCAAAAAGCTGA
- a CDS encoding cytochrome P450, translated as MNPTFNYPPEVKGTRKLYSLFKGANHPLEVFSSNHRFLGDTYYINAVFVKRKFIFSQDKEFIEYILKSNHKNYYKSQIQSVTLGKYLGKGLLTNNGKDWLRQRRLIQPGFSKVKITSLASIIEDETEKAFDLFTARNEVDLYDFFHTLAFNIVAKTLFSSDIDEDTVHRLSRIITEIQEISTKEIRLPFYAQFLGLLGIIEKNVQKSKESKHIIQGILDKRRTSSEEKNDLLDMLIQARYEDTQLPMTDEQLIDEMLILFIAGHETTANALSFIFYELSQNPEAEEKLKKEIQEEGDAVFTPESLMKKSFTTNIIKEAMRLHSPAWAIDREALNDDQFKEYSWEKGTQIILYISGLHRNPQYWEHPDTFIPGRFDDENAKNLPYYPFGAGPRLCIGEHFAMMEMALIVRKFYKDFSFQSHQNTLRKKALVTLRPVRLSGKVIKK; from the coding sequence ATGAATCCCACATTCAATTATCCTCCCGAAGTTAAAGGAACAAGAAAGCTATATTCTTTATTTAAGGGAGCAAATCACCCTTTGGAAGTTTTTAGCAGTAATCACAGGTTCTTGGGTGATACTTACTATATCAACGCTGTTTTTGTGAAAAGAAAGTTCATTTTTTCGCAGGATAAAGAGTTCATTGAGTATATTTTAAAAAGTAATCATAAAAATTACTATAAATCTCAGATACAGTCCGTTACTCTTGGTAAATATCTGGGAAAAGGATTACTGACCAACAATGGGAAAGACTGGCTCAGGCAGCGAAGATTGATCCAGCCCGGTTTCAGCAAGGTAAAAATTACCAGTCTGGCTTCCATTATAGAAGATGAAACAGAAAAAGCATTTGATTTGTTTACAGCCCGGAATGAAGTTGATCTTTATGATTTCTTTCATACGCTGGCATTCAATATTGTAGCTAAAACCCTCTTCAGTTCTGATATAGATGAAGATACGGTACACAGGCTCAGTAGGATCATTACTGAAATTCAGGAAATTTCCACTAAAGAGATCAGACTGCCGTTTTATGCACAATTTTTAGGTCTTCTGGGGATCATTGAGAAGAATGTTCAGAAAAGTAAAGAGTCAAAACACATCATTCAGGGTATATTGGATAAAAGGAGAACTTCCTCTGAAGAAAAAAATGATCTGCTGGATATGCTGATCCAGGCGAGGTATGAAGACACCCAACTTCCTATGACGGATGAACAGCTGATAGACGAGATGCTGATTCTTTTTATAGCAGGGCACGAAACCACAGCCAATGCATTAAGCTTTATTTTTTATGAGCTCAGTCAAAATCCGGAAGCAGAAGAAAAGCTGAAAAAAGAAATCCAGGAAGAAGGTGATGCTGTTTTCACCCCGGAATCTTTAATGAAAAAATCCTTTACCACAAATATTATCAAAGAAGCCATGAGACTGCATTCTCCGGCCTGGGCAATAGACCGTGAAGCGTTGAATGATGATCAGTTCAAGGAGTATTCATGGGAAAAAGGTACACAGATTATTCTTTATATAAGCGGATTACACAGAAATCCCCAGTACTGGGAGCACCCGGATACATTTATTCCCGGGCGTTTTGATGATGAGAATGCTAAAAATTTGCCCTACTACCCTTTCGGAGCCGGTCCCAGACTTTGCATAGGAGAACATTTTGCGATGATGGAAATGGCGCTTATCGTCCGTAAGTTCTATAAAGATTTCTCTTTTCAATCTCATCAAAACACCCTCAGGAAAAAAGCTCTTGTAACCCTGAGACCTGTCCGCCTCAGTGGAAAAGTAATCAAAAAATAG
- a CDS encoding GNAT family N-acetyltransferase, translated as MIQTERLLLKEINESYVEDILRIRSNEVTNQFVKRNSPKNNYDALQFILTIKERTRNNQTFYWGISLKDQLNLIGTICLWNFSEDRKIAEVGYELLPDYHRKGIMSEALKTVLDYGFNELHLQEILAFTNKLNENSKGLLLKHHFVLEEGRVDEGFPNNLVFSLKQSDQ; from the coding sequence ATGATACAAACTGAACGATTACTATTAAAAGAAATCAATGAAAGCTACGTTGAAGATATTTTGCGGATCAGAAGTAATGAAGTTACCAATCAATTTGTGAAGAGAAATTCTCCGAAAAACAATTATGATGCGTTGCAATTTATTTTAACTATTAAAGAAAGAACCAGGAATAATCAAACATTTTATTGGGGAATTTCTTTAAAAGACCAACTCAATCTCATCGGAACGATTTGCCTCTGGAATTTTTCAGAAGATAGAAAAATAGCGGAAGTAGGTTATGAATTGTTACCCGATTATCACAGAAAAGGAATTATGTCCGAAGCATTAAAAACTGTATTAGATTATGGGTTTAATGAACTGCATTTACAGGAAATTTTAGCTTTTACGAATAAGCTCAATGAAAATTCTAAAGGACTTCTGTTAAAGCATCATTTTGTTTTGGAAGAAGGGAGAGTGGATGAAGGTTTTCCTAATAATTTGGTTTTTAGTTTGAAGCAATCAGATCAATAG
- a CDS encoding endonuclease MutS2, with translation MYINKEDLNELEFPQLLAEISPFAYSPKTREKILQLRPMEIDEAELSLKKTSEYLSSFESSNAIPFDEYEDIENELKLMLIENYRLENGAFIKIKMLTEQIGKLQKFFPTMPETFPTLIKDVSVLEFKKEIIDKVDKVFNRFGEVKSDASPVLKELRAEIQVAKKAIQENFNRALFNYGQSDFLDDIRETIIEDMRVLAVKSGFKKRVAGRVLGISKTGSITYIQPDSVVKHYFKFRESEEEEKKEIDKILRKLTSELAEFQPQLWRYQAYIFDLDLTRAKAKFAELVNGILPKINRHRTLKLKDAFHPLLWLRNKAENKTIFPQTLSLTDQNRIICISGPNAGGKSITLKTVGLLQLMIQTGILVPVHPRSEMFFFEKIMTDIGDNQSIENHLSTYSSRLKKMSGIIREADGNTLLLIDEFGTGSDPELGGALAESFMEYFYDKKSFAIITTHYTNIKLVIEQLPHAENAAMLFDEETLEPMYKLEVGQAGSSFTFEVAEKNRIPRFIIHAAKKKVEHDIVNLDKTIVKLQQEKFEVEKLKTDLAERKESVEDKRDNLQKLNDQLQQKLFNFQKLYEEEHRKLQFGNKIETFIDSYVKGKSRKDVVKDFVKLLEQEKFRKIGADKDESKRLQVVKRKITQQLKKEEVIEKIAETNEKLEEKRKTDRAVWMKEGQRVRIPGSTSVGTIEKISKNKVIVNYGTFKTTIDADELERI, from the coding sequence GTGTATATAAATAAAGAAGATTTAAACGAATTAGAGTTTCCGCAATTGCTCGCGGAGATCTCTCCATTTGCGTATTCTCCGAAAACGAGAGAAAAAATTCTTCAACTTCGTCCGATGGAAATTGACGAGGCGGAACTTTCACTGAAAAAAACGTCGGAATATCTTTCGAGTTTTGAAAGTTCAAATGCAATTCCGTTCGATGAATATGAAGATATCGAAAATGAGCTGAAATTAATGCTGATTGAGAATTACCGATTGGAAAATGGTGCTTTCATTAAGATAAAAATGTTAACAGAGCAGATAGGAAAACTTCAGAAGTTTTTCCCAACCATGCCAGAAACGTTCCCTACTTTGATCAAAGATGTTTCTGTACTTGAATTTAAGAAAGAGATTATTGACAAGGTAGACAAAGTATTTAACCGCTTCGGAGAAGTAAAAAGTGACGCCTCTCCTGTTTTGAAAGAGCTTCGTGCTGAAATTCAGGTGGCTAAAAAGGCTATTCAGGAAAACTTCAACCGGGCCTTATTTAATTACGGACAAAGTGATTTTCTGGATGATATCCGGGAAACGATTATTGAAGACATGAGGGTTTTAGCCGTAAAATCCGGATTCAAGAAAAGAGTGGCAGGAAGAGTTCTGGGAATCTCAAAAACAGGTTCCATTACTTATATTCAGCCGGACAGTGTGGTAAAACACTATTTCAAGTTCCGTGAAAGTGAAGAGGAAGAAAAGAAAGAGATAGACAAGATTCTCAGAAAACTGACTTCAGAACTGGCGGAATTCCAGCCTCAGCTCTGGAGATACCAGGCTTATATTTTTGATCTTGATCTTACCAGAGCAAAAGCTAAATTTGCAGAGCTTGTCAACGGAATTCTTCCGAAGATCAACCGTCACAGAACATTAAAGCTGAAAGATGCATTCCATCCACTGTTATGGTTGAGAAATAAAGCGGAAAACAAGACTATTTTCCCACAAACCCTTAGTTTAACGGATCAAAACAGAATCATCTGTATTTCCGGGCCGAACGCGGGAGGAAAATCCATCACCCTGAAAACAGTAGGGTTACTCCAACTGATGATCCAGACCGGAATTTTAGTTCCTGTACATCCAAGGTCTGAAATGTTCTTCTTTGAAAAGATCATGACTGATATTGGTGATAACCAGTCGATTGAAAATCACCTTTCTACCTATTCATCAAGGCTTAAGAAAATGTCCGGAATTATCCGCGAAGCTGATGGTAATACATTGCTTCTTATTGATGAGTTCGGAACAGGATCTGATCCTGAACTTGGTGGTGCACTGGCGGAAAGTTTCATGGAATATTTCTATGATAAAAAGAGCTTTGCCATTATTACCACACACTATACGAATATCAAACTGGTAATAGAACAGCTGCCTCATGCTGAAAATGCCGCCATGCTTTTTGATGAAGAAACGCTGGAACCTATGTATAAGCTGGAAGTGGGACAGGCAGGAAGTTCATTTACTTTTGAAGTAGCAGAGAAAAACAGAATCCCAAGATTTATTATTCATGCTGCCAAAAAGAAAGTGGAACATGATATTGTGAACCTGGATAAGACCATTGTGAAACTTCAGCAGGAAAAATTTGAGGTTGAAAAACTGAAAACCGATCTTGCAGAAAGAAAAGAATCTGTAGAAGATAAACGTGATAACCTGCAAAAACTGAATGACCAGCTGCAACAAAAGCTTTTCAATTTCCAAAAGCTGTATGAGGAGGAACACCGTAAGCTTCAGTTTGGAAACAAGATTGAAACATTTATAGACAGTTATGTGAAAGGAAAATCCAGAAAAGATGTTGTGAAGGATTTTGTAAAGCTGCTTGAACAGGAAAAATTCAGAAAGATAGGTGCTGATAAGGATGAATCAAAACGTCTTCAGGTCGTTAAAAGAAAGATTACGCAACAGCTTAAAAAGGAAGAAGTGATTGAAAAGATTGCTGAAACCAACGAAAAACTGGAAGAAAAACGTAAGACAGACCGCGCCGTCTGGATGAAAGAAGGCCAGCGTGTTCGTATCCCGGGAAGCACAAGTGTGGGAACTATTGAAAAAATTTCCAAGAATAAAGTAATCGTGAACTACGGGACATTTAAGACGACGATTGATGCGGATGAGCTGGAAAGGATTTAA
- a CDS encoding HD domain-containing protein, whose translation MKIQKEIDFILAVDALKNVQRRNYNADDSRRENTAEHSWQIIILAQILYPYAKNRADIDLLRVIRMLSIHDLVEIEAGDTFLFDEKAMAGKFEREKVSAQKIFGILDEPLRTEFFELWLEFEEEKTPDAVFACSIDRIMPFILNSHTSGKSWTEAGVTEKQIRNMLENAITRASDEMGEAFETLLNRSLETEKVVR comes from the coding sequence ATGAAAATTCAGAAAGAAATAGATTTTATCCTGGCAGTTGACGCTTTAAAAAACGTACAAAGACGAAACTATAATGCCGATGATTCCAGGCGGGAAAACACCGCCGAACATTCATGGCAGATTATTATTCTGGCACAGATCCTTTATCCATACGCTAAAAACCGTGCAGATATTGATCTTTTAAGGGTAATAAGAATGCTTTCCATTCATGATCTGGTGGAAATAGAAGCGGGAGACACTTTCCTTTTTGACGAAAAGGCAATGGCAGGGAAATTTGAAAGAGAAAAAGTTTCAGCACAGAAAATCTTTGGAATCCTGGACGAACCTTTACGTACCGAGTTTTTTGAACTGTGGCTGGAATTTGAAGAAGAAAAAACTCCGGATGCCGTTTTTGCATGTTCCATTGACCGCATTATGCCGTTTATCCTGAATTCCCATACTTCAGGGAAAAGCTGGACGGAAGCCGGTGTTACTGAGAAACAGATCAGGAATATGCTGGAAAATGCTATTACAAGAGCATCGGACGAAATGGGAGAGGCCTTTGAAACGCTATTGAATAGAAGCCTGGAGACTGAAAAAGTAGTCAGATAA
- a CDS encoding PspC domain-containing protein, translating to MNKTLSIGLAGFSFTIEEHAYIKLSDYLNALRSSLDASEEEEVMHDIEIRMVEIFRDSLGKREVINDTDVEKVIAQIGTPEKIEEQEEAYYSEKNTKRTNTSGTEYSDKKQLFRDPERQKIAGVCAGLAHYVGMDITAMRAIWLGIFILGIFTAAISSTLVFLLYIILWAVLPKAETAADYLKMKGKPMNFDNLKNESNKLVQFANESTQRVGEIYIENKPYINNAGSGLWNVVRYILGGIFAIMSVSCLIGVFVVFGFMGADSDFPPISEMNFYFDNDSMKYIIMAMITLGSLLPAMIFGLLSIKLISPKTKLRNTGWVIGALFLALIALGTYFGFSMAKKEMFLKGHKEDTEEVAINTQSDSIYVDVKQVSIPQNFKGYDNDLYSDKISVFEKDWIHVDVTRKADIKTPYLVIKKEAKGYNLPLNVSVPVEIVNNKVILPNYVKYPYEHRFRDYSIDYELVVPLKTVVLPSKHDMINFDGDLNADGINDNDQEKDEDGKIRIEKNKISVNGSTIEYNSDDKDSIIINGKKVPNSQADQVIDSMKSTIKKMNKNVDIKIKDGKDEISIQTK from the coding sequence ATGAACAAGACACTCTCAATAGGACTCGCAGGTTTTTCTTTCACGATAGAAGAACACGCATATATAAAGCTCAGCGATTACCTGAATGCCCTGAGAAGCTCACTGGATGCTTCCGAGGAAGAAGAGGTAATGCATGATATAGAAATAAGAATGGTAGAAATCTTCAGAGATTCTTTAGGAAAACGCGAAGTGATTAATGATACTGACGTTGAGAAAGTAATCGCACAGATCGGAACTCCTGAAAAGATCGAAGAGCAGGAAGAGGCTTATTATTCTGAGAAAAATACGAAAAGAACCAATACATCAGGAACCGAATATTCTGATAAAAAACAATTGTTCCGCGACCCTGAAAGACAGAAAATCGCAGGTGTTTGCGCAGGTCTGGCTCACTACGTAGGAATGGATATTACAGCAATGAGAGCGATCTGGCTGGGAATTTTCATCCTTGGAATTTTTACAGCAGCTATTTCATCAACACTGGTTTTCTTGCTTTACATCATCCTTTGGGCGGTGTTACCAAAAGCTGAAACTGCAGCAGATTACCTGAAAATGAAGGGAAAGCCTATGAACTTCGACAATCTTAAGAATGAGTCTAATAAATTGGTACAGTTTGCCAACGAATCTACTCAGAGGGTCGGAGAAATCTACATCGAAAACAAACCTTACATCAACAACGCCGGAAGCGGATTGTGGAACGTTGTAAGATATATTTTAGGCGGAATCTTCGCCATCATGTCAGTATCTTGTTTAATAGGAGTATTCGTAGTATTTGGTTTCATGGGAGCGGACAGCGACTTTCCTCCTATCAGCGAAATGAATTTCTATTTTGATAATGACAGCATGAAATATATCATCATGGCAATGATCACTTTAGGAAGTTTACTGCCTGCAATGATTTTCGGACTATTGAGTATTAAATTAATCTCTCCTAAAACGAAATTAAGAAACACAGGTTGGGTAATCGGGGCATTATTCCTTGCACTAATCGCTCTTGGAACCTACTTCGGATTCAGCATGGCGAAAAAAGAGATGTTCTTAAAAGGCCATAAGGAAGATACGGAAGAAGTGGCAATCAACACACAATCAGACAGTATTTATGTTGATGTGAAGCAGGTAAGCATTCCTCAGAACTTCAAAGGATACGATAACGATCTTTATTCTGATAAAATCTCTGTATTCGAAAAAGACTGGATCCATGTAGATGTAACAAGAAAGGCCGATATCAAAACTCCTTATTTGGTTATTAAAAAAGAAGCTAAAGGATATAACCTTCCATTGAATGTAAGCGTTCCTGTAGAAATTGTGAACAACAAGGTGATTCTTCCGAACTACGTAAAATACCCTTACGAGCACAGATTCAGAGATTACAGCATTGATTATGAACTGGTAGTTCCTTTAAAAACAGTGGTACTTCCTTCAAAACATGATATGATTAATTTTGATGGAGATTTGAACGCAGACGGAATTAACGACAACGATCAGGAAAAAGACGAAGACGGTAAAATCAGAATAGAAAAGAACAAAATTTCTGTAAACGGTTCTACTATAGAATACAACTCTGACGATAAAGACAGCATCATCATCAACGGGAAAAAAGTTCCGAATTCCCAGGCAGATCAGGTAATTGATTCCATGAAGTCTACCATCAAAAAGATGAACAAAAATGTAGACATCAAAATCAAAGACGGAAAAGACGAAATTTCCATACAAACTAAATAA